In one Cyanobacteriota bacterium genomic region, the following are encoded:
- a CDS encoding glycogen debranching enzyme N-terminal domain-containing protein encodes MSTILENTQLINHTAPKINTLLDHEWLDTNGIGGYASSTIVNCHSRKYHGLLVAALKDTSDRYVFLSKFDERLDYDEQSYLLNFHYYKPGVFIPFNEEEMLPMSFDFDKQNQWIYKHKDFHLEKELQMVNGENTVLLKYSIKTKKKTYLQLSSISNPCLHIELFTAIVTRMII; translated from the coding sequence ATGTCAACAATATTAGAGAATACACAATTGATTAATCACACTGCTCCCAAAATAAATACTTTACTTGACCATGAATGGCTTGATACCAATGGGATAGGTGGCTATGCTTCAAGTACTATCGTCAATTGTCATAGCCGTAAATATCACGGACTCTTGGTTGCAGCATTAAAAGATACCAGTGATCGTTATGTATTTTTATCCAAATTTGATGAAAGACTTGACTATGATGAGCAGAGCTATCTACTCAATTTTCATTATTACAAACCTGGTGTTTTCATTCCCTTTAATGAAGAAGAGATGCTTCCTATGAGTTTTGATTTTGATAAACAGAATCAATGGATCTACAAGCACAAAGATTTTCACCTTGAAAAAGAGTTGCAGATGGTCAATGGTGAAAATACCGTCTTGCTTAAATATAGTATCAAAACAAAGAAAAAAACCTATCTGCAATTAAGCTCAATCTCAAACCCTTGCTTGCATATAGAACTTTTCACGGCAATAGTTACCAGAATGATCATATAA
- a CDS encoding glycogen debranching enzyme N-terminal domain-containing protein gives MLAYRTFHGNSYQNDHINLDYAHGDNYCSISPYQGLPEIKFNFNNKAVISPHPFWYKNFLFKEEEARSYDANDDLACPANFEFELKAGEDLYISISVEDSVTEAKQAWQEESKRRERFSNQLKQTNKIKSLFNGSQDFIATLNHAAQKFIIKPSWNSTDDADEYSIIAGYHWFGEWGRDTMISLPGLLLDTNQDDIYKKILRRFLNYQQDGLIPNIIGSPPAYNSVDASLWLFWAVQQLETNTGSNKWIKQEFWQDLKNIFTAYSTSNTDKLRYQENGLIESGSKQDSLSWMDACLDGSSVIPRSGAIVEINALWYNAVCYTEQLAKSFNDPIVDKAAEIKTKIEESFTKTFYIPEKKYLGDFFNEAKLNQQLRPNQLLACSLPFSPIDIKIAQEIVEACTQKLLTPFGMRTLAPDDVNYQGHYQGDTHSRDRAYHNGTVWPWLLGPYGEALLRTSSNKTQAKKTIKEIISNFEQHLSESGITSISEIFDGDLPYQARGCIAQAWSVAEIRRLALLVS, from the coding sequence TTGCTTGCATATAGAACTTTTCACGGCAATAGTTACCAGAATGATCATATAAATCTCGATTATGCACATGGTGATAATTACTGTTCAATCAGTCCCTATCAAGGTTTGCCAGAGATCAAGTTTAATTTCAACAACAAAGCTGTGATTTCTCCACATCCATTTTGGTATAAGAATTTCCTCTTTAAAGAGGAAGAAGCAAGATCTTATGATGCTAATGATGATTTGGCTTGCCCTGCCAATTTTGAATTTGAACTCAAAGCAGGAGAAGATCTTTATATCTCAATTTCTGTTGAAGATAGTGTTACCGAAGCTAAACAAGCTTGGCAAGAGGAAAGCAAAAGAAGAGAAAGATTCTCAAATCAACTTAAACAAACTAACAAAATCAAAAGTCTATTTAATGGCTCGCAAGACTTTATTGCAACTTTAAATCACGCTGCACAGAAATTCATCATTAAGCCAAGTTGGAATTCTACTGATGATGCTGACGAGTATTCTATTATTGCTGGCTATCACTGGTTTGGAGAGTGGGGTAGAGACACAATGATCTCTTTACCAGGCTTGTTACTTGATACAAATCAAGATGATATTTACAAAAAAATCCTAAGACGATTTTTAAATTACCAGCAAGATGGCCTGATTCCTAATATCATTGGTAGTCCTCCTGCCTACAACAGTGTAGATGCTTCACTATGGTTATTTTGGGCAGTTCAACAACTGGAGACAAACACAGGCTCTAATAAATGGATCAAACAAGAATTCTGGCAAGATCTGAAAAACATCTTCACTGCTTACTCAACAAGCAATACTGATAAATTAAGATACCAAGAAAATGGCTTGATTGAATCCGGCAGCAAACAAGACTCACTTTCCTGGATGGATGCTTGCCTAGATGGTAGCTCTGTCATACCTCGCAGCGGAGCAATAGTGGAAATTAACGCTCTTTGGTATAATGCCGTCTGTTACACAGAACAATTAGCTAAGTCATTCAATGATCCCATCGTTGATAAAGCAGCTGAAATCAAAACAAAAATAGAAGAATCTTTTACTAAGACTTTTTATATACCAGAGAAAAAATATCTAGGTGATTTCTTCAATGAAGCAAAATTAAACCAACAACTTAGACCAAATCAGCTATTAGCCTGCTCACTTCCCTTCTCACCAATCGATATCAAGATTGCTCAAGAGATAGTTGAAGCTTGTACCCAAAAGCTCCTCACTCCCTTTGGGATGCGCACTCTTGCGCCGGATGATGTAAATTATCAAGGGCACTATCAAGGAGATACCCATAGTAGAGATCGAGCCTATCACAACGGCACCGTTTGGCCTTGGCTTTTGGGTCCTTATGGTGAAGCTCTATTACGAACCAGCTCTAACAAAACTCAGGCGAAAAAAACTATCAAAGAAATCATTAGCAACTTTGAACAACATCTCAGTGAATCTGGAATAACTTCAATCTCTGAAATTTTTGATGGCGACTTACCTTACCAAGCAAGAGGCTGCATTGCTCAAGCTTGGAGTGTTGCAGAGATTAGACGACTAGCACTCCTAGTCTCGTAA
- a CDS encoding cyclic nucleotide-binding and patatin-like phospholipase domain-containing protein produces MLELEDISFFSKLSAKEINALKNYIEIKDYPKESIIIEEAEDSASLLVLVQGKLIAKLSAKAHASQSELIFQEGSVLSELALIANINIPAQIKAAEDSKLISISHESFRKILEDEPELHEALMRILTTRLQYKSPLELTKFNSFVSVFVFQENNEELRAHVKQIQEGIRQACSKTKFINDQDSDLESIDQEIQSWKECGPIGHPLVVSLNSSNLAKLAALFNEHDCIVFVDCYEDYQVFKTSYKKPKTFFLSINEQSGDAEHCYKLKSNQDFGRMVRLAIKKEVGLALGSGAARGFTHLGVLQILEDEDIPIDFISGTSIGGIVAIAYSLTQSAYKTTELIKEAIGAKRKVQDISFFPRQSLLRGDKIRRTAERVFSDTTFADLTIPVEVVSSDLGQATRHIINSGLLRDAALATSAIPGIFPPLIKDGKVLVDGALTSKVPVGLLRKRKCSLQIAVNATTAKGIFSCDTQSQACLVGDIDGALYDLQNTFELTKGINLGSIINHSWDLLSWSESSMEAAKADIAINPNTSAYSNFGFDDFDSLVELGKAAARNKIKAIKVATRKILEPDSYHF; encoded by the coding sequence ATGCTAGAGCTGGAGGATATAAGTTTTTTTTCAAAATTAAGTGCAAAAGAGATTAATGCGCTAAAGAACTATATTGAGATTAAAGACTATCCCAAAGAATCAATAATTATAGAAGAAGCTGAGGATTCTGCATCTCTTCTGGTTTTGGTTCAAGGTAAATTAATTGCCAAATTATCAGCTAAAGCACATGCTTCGCAATCTGAATTGATTTTTCAAGAAGGTAGTGTGTTATCAGAGCTTGCGTTGATTGCTAATATCAACATCCCTGCACAGATCAAAGCTGCTGAAGATTCGAAACTTATTTCAATCAGTCATGAAAGCTTTCGGAAAATCCTTGAAGATGAACCTGAGCTTCATGAAGCTCTAATGAGAATCCTGACGACGAGGCTCCAATACAAATCTCCGCTTGAATTAACTAAGTTCAATTCTTTTGTCTCAGTATTTGTTTTTCAAGAGAATAATGAAGAACTAAGAGCTCATGTAAAACAAATTCAAGAAGGTATCCGGCAAGCTTGTAGTAAAACCAAATTTATAAATGATCAAGATTCTGATCTTGAAAGTATTGATCAAGAAATACAAAGCTGGAAGGAATGTGGTCCTATCGGTCACCCTTTAGTCGTTTCACTGAATAGTTCTAATCTTGCAAAACTTGCAGCTTTATTCAATGAGCATGACTGTATTGTTTTTGTTGATTGTTATGAGGATTATCAAGTCTTCAAGACTAGCTATAAAAAACCGAAAACCTTTTTTCTGTCTATCAATGAGCAGTCAGGTGACGCCGAACATTGCTACAAGCTTAAATCAAATCAAGACTTTGGTCGCATGGTAAGACTTGCTATTAAAAAAGAAGTGGGGCTGGCATTGGGTTCGGGTGCGGCAAGAGGCTTTACTCACCTGGGAGTTTTACAAATACTAGAAGACGAGGATATTCCGATAGATTTTATTAGTGGTACAAGTATTGGAGGTATTGTAGCAATTGCATATTCCTTAACTCAATCAGCTTACAAAACGACTGAATTAATCAAAGAAGCGATCGGAGCCAAACGCAAAGTTCAAGACATATCCTTCTTTCCAAGACAGTCCTTGCTTAGAGGAGACAAGATTAGACGAACAGCTGAACGAGTTTTTTCTGATACAACTTTTGCAGATTTAACTATTCCAGTTGAAGTTGTAAGCTCGGATCTTGGGCAAGCCACTAGGCATATTATTAATTCAGGCTTGTTGAGAGATGCAGCCTTGGCTACTTCTGCAATTCCTGGTATCTTTCCTCCTCTGATCAAAGATGGCAAGGTCTTAGTCGATGGTGCTCTAACCAGTAAGGTGCCAGTAGGATTATTACGCAAGAGAAAATGTTCACTGCAAATTGCTGTAAATGCAACAACCGCCAAAGGTATTTTTTCGTGTGACACACAATCACAAGCATGTCTCGTTGGTGATATTGATGGTGCTCTTTATGACTTGCAAAATACTTTCGAATTAACCAAAGGTATCAATCTTGGTAGTATCATTAATCATTCTTGGGATTTATTGTCATGGTCTGAATCTAGTATGGAAGCGGCTAAAGCAGATATTGCTATTAACCCTAATACCAGTGCTTATTCCAACTTTGGATTTGATGACTTTGATAGTTTAGTTGAACTAGGGAAAGCTGCAGCTAGAAATAAAATCAAAGCTATCAAGGTAGCTACTAGAAAAATTCTTGAGCCAGATAGTTATCATTTTTGA
- the corA gene encoding magnesium/cobalt transporter CorA has product MGLAPGTIVISEHDKELDFSSLSVSKINYNESFFDKEVINKIPELEQSFTNFKDDQITWINIDSSKANIVKKVGEILKIHPLVQEDIVNTHQVPKIENWDDYLYVVIRMFYYDKEKKETNHEQISFILGDNYLISFQEKPGDVFNNVRSRIENTKGRIRTMHADYLLYSLLDSIVDQYFTVIDKFSELAETIEDQLENKLNNANLKRIQKLKREILFNRRYIVPTRELISSLIKTESTLISKDLLPFLNDLYDHAFQVNQSFEMLREFIVSIIEIAHSNLSNKMNEIMKVLTMVSTVFIPITFIVGVYGMNFVNMPELSIPWAYPAVIALMLLIVVAMFIYFKKKHMPSNERSCG; this is encoded by the coding sequence TTGGGGCTAGCTCCAGGTACTATAGTCATAAGTGAACACGATAAAGAGCTTGATTTTTCAAGTCTTTCAGTATCTAAAATCAATTATAACGAATCCTTCTTTGACAAAGAAGTTATAAATAAAATTCCCGAACTTGAACAATCATTTACTAATTTCAAAGACGATCAGATAACTTGGATCAATATTGATAGCTCAAAAGCAAACATAGTAAAAAAAGTAGGCGAAATATTAAAGATACACCCTTTGGTTCAGGAAGATATAGTGAACACCCATCAGGTTCCTAAAATTGAAAATTGGGATGATTACTTGTACGTTGTCATAAGGATGTTTTACTATGACAAAGAAAAAAAAGAAACTAACCATGAACAAATCAGTTTTATATTAGGTGATAATTATTTAATAAGTTTTCAGGAAAAACCTGGAGATGTATTCAATAATGTTCGTTCAAGAATTGAAAATACCAAAGGTCGCATTCGAACAATGCATGCTGATTACCTTCTCTATTCACTACTCGATTCAATTGTAGATCAATACTTTACTGTTATTGATAAATTTAGTGAGTTGGCAGAAACCATTGAAGACCAGCTTGAAAATAAATTAAATAATGCAAATCTAAAAAGAATTCAAAAGCTCAAAAGAGAAATTTTGTTCAATAGAAGGTATATAGTGCCAACAAGAGAGTTGATTAGCTCTCTAATTAAAACTGAATCAACTCTAATTAGCAAAGATCTACTTCCTTTTTTAAATGATTTATATGACCATGCTTTTCAAGTTAATCAGTCTTTTGAAATGCTGAGAGAATTTATAGTTAGTATTATCGAAATTGCACATTCTAATTTGAGCAATAAAATGAATGAAATTATGAAAGTACTTACTATGGTATCTACTGTTTTTATTCCGATTACTTTTATAGTAGGTGTTTATGGAATGAATTTTGTAAATATGCCAGAGCTTTCAATTCCTTGGGCATACCCAGCTGTTATTGCATTAATGCTGTTGATAGTCGTAGCTATGTTTATTTACTTTAAAAAGAAACATATGCCTAGCAATGAGCGATCGTGTGGCTAG